Proteins encoded within one genomic window of Hevea brasiliensis isolate MT/VB/25A 57/8 chromosome 8, ASM3005281v1, whole genome shotgun sequence:
- the LOC131182211 gene encoding phenylacetaldehyde reductase-like — protein sequence MASVLYREKPLNPDDVVDETWFSDSAFCESRKLWYPVSKILAEEAAWRFAKENGIDLVTIHPGVVIGPLLQPTLSTSMEVFAQYAKGAQTYLYDNWYLVDVRDVANAHIEAFELASARGRYCLVETVVHFSEFLKIVHKHYPTPHIPEKCQDDKSFVPKHEVSKEKAKALGIDFIPLELSVVDTIESLKEKGFLNV from the exons ATGGCATCAGTTTTATACAGAGAAAAACCTTTGAATCCTGATGATGTAGTTGACGAGACTTGGTTTTCAGATTCTGCATTTTGTGAGTCAAGGAAG CTTTGGTATCCTGTTTCAAAAATCTTAGCAGAGGAGGCTGCTTGGAGATTTGCAAAAGAGAATGGAATTGACTTGGTTACCATACATCCAGGGGTTGTGATTGGCCCTCTCTTGCAGCCCACTCTTAGTACTAGTATGGAGGTGTTTGCACAATACGCCAAAG GAGCTCAAACATATTTATATGATAATTGGTATCTTGTTGATGTTAGAGATGTTGCCAATGCACATATTGAAGCTTTTGAATTGGCTTCAGCCCGTGGCAGATATTGTTTAGTTGAAACAGTTGTGCACTTCTCTGAGTTTTTGAAGATTGTTCACAAACATTACCCAACTCCGCACATTCCTGAAAA aTGTCAAGATGACAAATCTTTTGTTCCAAAACATGAGGTATCAAAGGAGAAAGCAAAAGCTTTGGGCATTGACTTCATTCCTTTGGAACTGAGTGTTGTAGACACCATTGAAAGCTTGAAGGAGAAAGGCTTTCTTAATGTCTGA